One stretch of Streptomyces peucetius DNA includes these proteins:
- a CDS encoding LamG-like jellyroll fold domain-containing protein — translation MTRRLTRPRNRMWALLTAAALVLPMSSLVPTASAAEPTSSTSTSAAENAPIEVHGLKGEYFSMSAPGARDFAELGGTSLDPQINFSGLTSTFETLTGSSEHTTARWTGRIEVPATDDYTFYAIGDNGFRLFIDGEPVIDHWEPDWDREQTSAPVRLTAGEKHDFRLEMFQDFGGANMFLRWSSPTNPKQLVPESAFTPPTDFEVYPVELSVAEDGRSLRARFENEVGGIRGVEDHLTIEADTTAMPVKSVAVAPDDPTSLLVTLAEPIQKNQQVRVTYDGNGGLKAGDETVPQIIRSARNASTHRLTTKWGDKLDPKNPLPEYPRPQQVRAKWQNLNGPWQFSGAEAGERPVFGKDLDEKIIVPFPVESQLSGLERHEDHMFYRKLVNVPKNWKVGEGNRLKLNFGAVDYKARVWVNGKQVADHTGGYNAFSADVTDALKGSGPQEVVVAVTDTGGANQPMGKQSTRPGGIFYTQSSGIWQTVWMEPVADASIDNVVTTPDIDTGSLAVTVESDDASADARAEAVARDADGKVVGKVSGPANSELRLPVTGQHLWSPDDPYLYDLDVKLTDGRSTDKVDSYFGMRKIGIENVGGYPKLVLNDKPVFSLATLDQGFWPDGLYTQPSDKALAFDLEAHKKLGFNAVRKHIKVESPRWFYHADRLGLLVWQDFVSGNLTNETGQKAFVDQGREMMRQHHNSPSVIGWIVFNEGWGEWDREESGRIAESVKAADPSRVVNAHSGVNCCNSKGDSGKGDIIDHHDYNNTDPAFPDGTRAAMDGEHGGFTLRTPGHMWPGAPTVIYSGVADKEALTRKYVENTERFYLEAAGAELSGSVYTQISDLENELNGLYTYDRREIKVDPVRVREVNRKVIAAGAAAGEREALKGGGSWSLDEGKGTTARDEGPNDKPLRLTEGTTWTPGVSGSALRFDGQGNYAETDGPVLDTTQSYSVSAWVTLDSLPGNYATAVSQDGRRQENPFYLQYGQGAFAFSTPGGNRARVETAPEIGRWYHLVGVRDAAGNDIKLYLDGRLVATTAAGPADVSTGPLAVGRARWSGRHVDFWHGAIDQVHAYDKALSAEEVSALHTQEKP, via the coding sequence ATGACAAGAAGACTCACCCGCCCCCGAAACCGCATGTGGGCGCTGCTGACCGCGGCGGCCCTGGTGCTGCCGATGAGCAGCCTGGTCCCCACCGCCTCGGCCGCCGAGCCGACCAGCAGCACCTCCACGTCCGCCGCAGAGAACGCCCCGATCGAGGTGCACGGCCTGAAGGGCGAGTACTTCAGCATGTCGGCGCCGGGGGCCCGGGACTTCGCCGAGCTCGGTGGCACATCGCTCGATCCGCAGATCAACTTCTCCGGCCTGACCAGCACCTTCGAAACACTGACCGGAAGCTCCGAGCACACGACCGCCCGCTGGACGGGCCGGATCGAGGTGCCGGCGACCGATGACTACACGTTCTACGCCATCGGCGACAACGGCTTCCGGCTCTTCATCGACGGCGAGCCGGTCATCGACCACTGGGAGCCCGACTGGGACAGGGAGCAGACCAGCGCGCCGGTCCGGCTGACCGCCGGTGAGAAGCACGACTTCCGTCTGGAGATGTTCCAGGACTTCGGCGGGGCGAACATGTTCCTGCGCTGGTCGAGCCCCACGAATCCCAAGCAGCTGGTGCCCGAGTCGGCCTTCACTCCGCCGACCGACTTCGAGGTCTACCCGGTGGAGCTGTCCGTCGCCGAGGACGGCCGGAGCCTGCGCGCCAGGTTCGAGAACGAGGTCGGCGGCATCCGCGGGGTCGAGGACCATCTGACAATCGAGGCCGACACGACGGCCATGCCGGTCAAGTCCGTCGCCGTCGCCCCGGACGACCCGACCTCACTGCTCGTCACCCTCGCGGAGCCCATCCAGAAGAACCAGCAGGTCCGCGTCACCTACGACGGGAACGGCGGCCTCAAGGCCGGTGACGAGACCGTGCCGCAGATCATCCGCTCGGCGCGGAACGCCTCCACCCACCGGCTCACCACGAAGTGGGGCGACAAGCTCGACCCGAAGAATCCGCTGCCGGAGTACCCGCGCCCGCAGCAGGTCCGCGCCAAGTGGCAGAACCTCAACGGACCCTGGCAGTTCAGCGGTGCCGAAGCGGGTGAACGGCCGGTCTTCGGCAAGGACCTCGACGAGAAGATCATCGTGCCGTTCCCGGTCGAGTCCCAGCTCTCCGGGCTCGAGCGGCACGAGGACCACATGTTCTACCGCAAGCTCGTGAACGTGCCGAAGAACTGGAAGGTCGGCGAGGGCAACCGTCTGAAGCTCAACTTCGGCGCTGTCGACTACAAGGCCCGTGTCTGGGTCAACGGCAAGCAGGTCGCCGACCACACCGGCGGCTACAACGCCTTCAGCGCGGACGTCACGGACGCGCTCAAGGGCAGCGGCCCGCAGGAGGTCGTGGTCGCGGTCACCGACACCGGCGGGGCGAACCAGCCGATGGGCAAGCAGTCGACCCGGCCCGGCGGTATCTTCTACACCCAGTCGTCCGGCATCTGGCAGACGGTCTGGATGGAACCCGTCGCCGACGCCTCCATCGACAACGTCGTCACCACGCCCGACATCGATACCGGCAGCCTGGCGGTGACGGTCGAGTCCGACGACGCCTCGGCGGACGCCCGTGCCGAGGCCGTCGCCCGTGACGCGGACGGAAAGGTCGTCGGCAAGGTCAGCGGCCCGGCCAACAGCGAGCTTCGCCTGCCCGTGACCGGGCAGCACCTGTGGAGCCCGGACGACCCGTACCTCTACGACCTCGACGTCAAGCTGACCGACGGCCGGTCGACCGACAAGGTCGACAGCTACTTCGGCATGCGGAAGATCGGGATCGAGAACGTCGGCGGCTATCCGAAGCTGGTCCTCAACGACAAGCCGGTGTTCTCCCTCGCCACCCTCGACCAGGGCTTCTGGCCCGACGGTCTGTACACCCAGCCCAGCGACAAGGCCCTCGCGTTCGACCTGGAGGCGCACAAGAAGCTCGGCTTCAACGCCGTCCGCAAGCACATCAAGGTGGAGTCGCCCCGCTGGTTCTACCACGCGGACAGGCTCGGCCTGCTGGTCTGGCAGGACTTCGTCTCGGGGAACCTCACCAACGAGACGGGCCAAAAGGCCTTCGTCGACCAGGGCCGGGAGATGATGCGGCAGCACCACAACTCGCCGTCCGTCATCGGCTGGATCGTGTTCAACGAGGGCTGGGGCGAGTGGGACCGCGAGGAGAGCGGCCGCATCGCCGAGTCGGTCAAGGCCGCCGACCCGTCCCGTGTCGTCAACGCCCACAGCGGTGTCAACTGCTGCAACTCCAAGGGTGACTCGGGCAAGGGCGACATCATCGACCACCACGACTACAACAACACCGACCCGGCCTTCCCCGACGGGACACGCGCCGCCATGGACGGCGAGCACGGAGGATTCACCCTCCGCACCCCGGGCCACATGTGGCCGGGCGCGCCGACCGTTATCTACAGCGGTGTCGCCGACAAGGAGGCCCTGACCCGCAAGTACGTCGAGAACACCGAGAGGTTCTACCTCGAGGCCGCCGGTGCCGAGCTCTCCGGCTCGGTGTACACACAGATCTCCGACCTGGAGAACGAACTCAACGGTCTCTACACGTACGACCGCCGCGAGATCAAGGTCGACCCGGTCAGGGTCCGCGAGGTCAACCGGAAGGTCATCGCGGCCGGTGCGGCCGCCGGTGAGCGGGAAGCGCTGAAGGGCGGCGGTTCCTGGTCCCTCGACGAGGGCAAGGGCACCACCGCGCGGGACGAGGGCCCCAACGACAAGCCCCTGCGGCTGACCGAGGGCACCACCTGGACGCCCGGCGTCAGTGGCAGCGCGCTGAGGTTCGACGGCCAGGGCAACTACGCCGAGACCGACGGCCCGGTGCTCGACACCACCCAGAGCTACTCGGTCTCCGCCTGGGTCACCCTCGACTCGCTGCCCGGCAACTACGCCACCGCGGTCAGCCAGGACGGACGCCGCCAGGAGAACCCGTTCTATCTGCAGTACGGTCAGGGTGCGTTCGCCTTCAGCACGCCCGGCGGCAACCGTGCCCGCGTCGAGACCGCACCCGAGATTGGACGCTGGTACCACCTCGTGGGCGTGCGGGACGCGGCGGGCAACGACATCAAGCTGTACCTCGACGGCCGGCTCGTCGCGACCACCGCCGCCGGCCCGGCCGACGTCAGCACCGGCCCGCTCGCCGTCGGCCGCGCCCGGTGGAGCGGCCGACACGTCGACTTCTGGCACGGCGCGATCGACCAGGTCCACGCCTACGACAAGGCGCTCTCCGCCGAGGAGGTGAGCGCGCTCCACACCCAGGAGAAGCCGTAG